The Triticum urartu cultivar G1812 chromosome 5, Tu2.1, whole genome shotgun sequence genome contains the following window.
tcCATGAGGTGGCTCAGATTTACAATGGGTTGTAAAGTTTGTTTATCAGCACAGAGATAAATCTCTTCAAAGTGGTTCATGACTTTTCTCATCATAGCCTTTTTGCTTCCACAGAGCATCCATTTTGCAGACAGAATGATAAACCCAGAACAAGTAATTCAGATGTAATGAAACGAGGTTCAGGAAGCCACCAATAGGAAAAAAATACCATTCAAGATTACGGAGTAATGAAAATATAACCATCATTTAACCTCAATGTAATTTCAGTCCGCATCATGGTAGGATAAATGTTGGGCTCTGTACATTACTCCCCGATCTAGTTAATCTTAAGACTCTTGTTCAAAACTAAAGTATTTTCCCAATGGCTAAATCTGGAAACAGTTTCTGAAGACATCTATGCCGAGACAATAAACAAAAAATACGAAAGCAGGTCTCCATGAGGTGGCTCAGATGTAAAATGGGTTGTAAGTTTTGCTTTATCAGCACAAAGAGAAAAATTTCTTCAGAGTGGTGCATGACTTTTCTCATCATAGCCTTTTGTTTCACCAGGGAGAACAATGTCATGGAATACAGCAGATTTGTCGATTGACATTATAATACTAGGAAGCGCAATATGGAATGCCTCAGATTTGTCATTTGATGTCATTTTACATCTGATTCCTCAAGCGGTTCTCCCTGAAAAAGGGGCTCGAGTCCACAGAGCATCTGTTTTGCAGACAGAATCATCATCGGAAAACCACAGGTAATTCAAATTTAAGATGGCATGCAACAAAGGCAGTTGCTAAGTAAATAAATCAAGCACCTGAATTCAACCATACTACTAAAATCACTGGGCAATAAGCAGCACAATATTATACAAAGTCTCTGCTTCATTCTCCCTGAAACAGGGGGCTTGAACTTGCAGCCAAAATAAGCATGCCAAAAATTAAATTTTCAGAACTCAACTCTAACACTATAATCAAAAGGCAATGAGCAGAAATGTTTTGAGATAAGCACAAAGTCAAGACTGGAAGCATAGCCAAAAACAGTTAAACCAATGTGGCATCTCAAGTTGCCAAAACTGAGATGCACCTGAAGCACAAGTAAGGCCAGAACTAACGAATCACTATGCGCCTCTGACTGGGCAACTTTGAGAAAGGTCGACCTCAAGAAGCCAAAGGTGAGAGAGGCACACACAAAATCAAATGGCAGGAAACAAGCTCATCATCACAAAGCAGTATTCACCCCAGCATGATAGCAGAGTGAAATTGCAAACGGGAAAGCAGGTAATCATAACCATCTATTAAGAGCATTCAACACAGGCAGACAAAACCACAAATGGGATAAGAGCACAATAATGGAATCGAAATAGAGTATTTAAACGACACATCATAGCTCGCACACAGGTGCAGGAGTCGAAGTGCAACAACGCCCAGAAACACCACTTAACATACACTAAGATTCTCCAAAAAAGACTTGACACTAAAACTTCTGCTAGATAACTCGATGGCAGACACCAGAGCACTCATTTCTTCTTGATGGCAGCCTTGGTAACCTTGGCGCCGGTGGGGTCCTTCTTCTCAACGCCCTTGATGACACCAACAGCAACCGTTTGTCTCATGTCACGCACAGCGAAGCGGCCAAGAGGAGGGTAGGTGGCGAAGGTCTCCACAACCATGGGCTTGGTGGGAATCATCTTCACAATACCAGCGTCACCGTTCTTCAGGAACTTGGGCGCAGCCTCAATCTCCTTACCAGATCGCCTGTCAATCTTGGTCACCAGCTCAGCAAACTTGACAGCAATGTGGGAGGTGTGGCAGTCCAGCACTGGGGCGTAGCCGTTGCCGATCTGACCAGGGTGGTTCATGATGATGACCTGAGAGGTGAAGTTGGCTGCCTCCTTGGCAGGGTCATCCTTGGAGTTGGATGCAACAAACCCACGCTTCAGATCCTTGACAGCAACGTTCTTCACGTTGAAGCCGACATTGTCACCAGGAAGCGCCTCCAGGAGGGACTCGTGGTGCATCTCAACAGACTTGACCTCAGTTGTCAGACCAGTGGGGCCAAAGGTAACAACCATACCAGGCTTGATGACACCAGTCTCAACACGTCCAACAGGCACAGTTCCAATGCCACCAATCTTGTAAACATCCTGAAGGGGAAGACGCAGGGGCTTGTCTGAGGGCCTCTTGGGCTCATTGATCTGGTCAAGAGCCTCAAGAAGGGTAGGGCCCTTGTACCAGTCAAGGTTGGTGGACCTCTCAATCATGTTGTCACCCTCAAACCCAGAGATGGGAACAAAGGGAACCTTCTCAGGGTTGTAGCCGACCTTCTTCAGGTACGATGAGACTTCCTTGACGATTTCCTCATAACGGGCCTTCGAGTACTTGggagtggtggcatccatctgtGACAGATCATAAGAGCAATCACATCAGATTAAAACAGATATGGTGAACTAGTAAATCAC
Protein-coding sequences here:
- the LOC125510795 gene encoding elongation factor 1-alpha, with the protein product MGKEKTHINIVVIGHVDSGKSTTTGHLIYKLGGIDKRVIERFEKEAAEMNKRSFKYAWVLDKLKAERERGITIDIALWKFETTKYYCTVIDAPGHRDFIKNMITGTSQADCAVLIIDSTTGGFEAGISKDGQTREHALLAFTLGVKQMICCCNKMDATTPKYSKARYEEIVKEVSSYLKKVGYNPEKVPFVPISGFEGDNMIERSTNLDWYKGPTLLEALDQINEPKRPSDKPLRLPLQDVYKIGGIGTVPVGRVETGVIKPGMVVTFGPTGLTTEVKSVEMHHESLLEALPGDNVGFNVKNVAVKDLKRGFVASNSKDDPAKEAANFTSQVIIMNHPGQIGNGYAPVLDCHTSHIAVKFAELVTKIDRRSGKEIEAAPKFLKNGDAGIVKMIPTKPMVVETFATYPPLGRFAVRDMRQTVAVGVIKGVEKKDPTGAKVTKAAIKKK